Proteins from a genomic interval of Phycisphaerae bacterium RAS1:
- a CDS encoding Peptidase family M50, whose product MSAPSQPPPKLAERLRAVRVALRHDLEATRHVFRGQAAYVLRDPLTFQSHRFDPGDYDVLCRLDAARSLGEVFEQLVTEGRATRDDEEPFYQFVFSLHRMGFLQLPFSDDKLLYRRFTSRQKSQTKRRLMSVLFLQIPVWNPDAFLSRTVDFVRPLFSRWFFALWLCLVLAAGGVLLAHGKEAWAPLNGVLAAQNLGLMWLTLVVLKTIHEFGHAYACKHFGAHVPEMGVYLIMGTPCAYVDATASWGLPGKLQRIIICLAGMYFESIVAALAVFVWAATGPGVLNSAAYNAIFLASVVTILFNINPLMRYDGYYVASDLLEVPNLRQRATQYVVALLKRFALGVRSPLPPADRRLAVVLSGYGVAASGYRVMIMLGLAALIATKLYFAGLMLGALFVVTTLWGMGRKMVQYAWLAEECAPVRGRAIAVTASVMVGLPLAAALVPVRSSITAPAVLGREVETVVRAETNGFLAAPRVASGQIVAAAQPLAELSNDRLEEARLAAAARLAAAELQRDAYLAEQPSLARQEQAKADAAAAELARRTQQIAALDVRAPAAGEVVAALDAANTGVFVPEGGELATLVSGAWEVRAVLAEEQIAAAAPKVGDRVEFRPADRPQRGLGGVISRITPAGSRVVPHPSLTHLAGGDIAVAPDKLEAARPYFELVIRLDRPDETLRYGVTGQARLSARAEPIGRLLYRRLVRFANKLSES is encoded by the coding sequence ATGAGCGCCCCGTCTCAACCGCCGCCGAAACTTGCCGAGCGGCTTCGGGCCGTGCGCGTCGCGCTGCGCCACGATCTCGAGGCGACGCGGCACGTTTTTCGCGGGCAGGCGGCGTACGTCCTGCGTGATCCGCTGACCTTTCAGAGCCACCGCTTCGACCCGGGCGACTATGACGTGCTCTGCCGGCTGGACGCCGCGCGCAGCCTGGGCGAGGTATTCGAGCAACTCGTCACGGAGGGCCGCGCAACGCGCGACGACGAGGAGCCGTTCTACCAGTTCGTCTTCTCGCTGCACCGCATGGGTTTTCTGCAACTGCCTTTCTCGGATGACAAGCTGCTTTACAGGCGATTCACCTCGAGGCAGAAATCGCAGACCAAGCGCCGGCTGATGAGCGTTCTGTTTCTTCAGATCCCGGTCTGGAACCCGGATGCGTTTCTTTCGCGCACGGTCGACTTCGTTCGTCCGCTGTTTTCGCGCTGGTTTTTTGCGCTGTGGCTGTGCCTGGTCCTTGCCGCGGGCGGCGTGCTGCTGGCGCACGGCAAGGAGGCGTGGGCGCCGCTGAACGGCGTCCTGGCGGCGCAGAACCTGGGATTGATGTGGCTGACGCTGGTCGTGCTGAAGACGATTCACGAGTTCGGCCACGCCTACGCCTGCAAGCACTTCGGCGCGCACGTGCCGGAGATGGGCGTGTATCTCATCATGGGGACGCCCTGCGCCTACGTGGATGCGACCGCGTCGTGGGGGCTGCCCGGCAAGCTGCAGCGCATCATCATCTGCCTGGCCGGCATGTATTTCGAGTCGATCGTCGCCGCCCTGGCGGTGTTCGTCTGGGCCGCGACTGGGCCGGGCGTGCTGAACTCGGCCGCGTACAACGCGATCTTCCTGGCCAGCGTGGTCACCATCCTGTTCAACATCAATCCGCTGATGCGCTACGACGGTTACTACGTCGCCAGCGACCTGCTCGAAGTTCCCAATCTGCGGCAGCGGGCGACACAGTACGTCGTCGCGCTGCTGAAGCGCTTCGCGCTGGGCGTCCGCAGTCCGCTGCCGCCGGCGGATCGGCGGCTGGCGGTCGTGCTCAGCGGTTACGGCGTCGCGGCCAGCGGCTACCGCGTGATGATCATGCTCGGCCTCGCGGCCCTGATCGCCACCAAACTGTATTTCGCCGGCCTGATGCTGGGCGCGCTCTTCGTCGTGACGACGTTGTGGGGCATGGGCCGCAAGATGGTGCAATACGCCTGGCTGGCGGAGGAGTGCGCGCCGGTGCGCGGCCGGGCGATCGCGGTCACGGCCAGCGTCATGGTCGGCCTTCCGCTGGCGGCGGCGCTCGTGCCGGTTCGATCGAGTATCACCGCGCCGGCGGTTCTGGGGCGCGAAGTGGAAACGGTCGTGCGCGCGGAAACGAACGGATTTCTGGCGGCGCCGCGCGTCGCCAGCGGGCAGATCGTGGCCGCCGCCCAGCCGCTGGCGGAATTGTCCAACGACCGGCTGGAAGAAGCGCGACTGGCGGCCGCGGCGCGGCTTGCCGCCGCAGAGTTGCAGCGAGACGCCTACCTGGCCGAGCAGCCGTCGCTGGCGCGGCAGGAGCAGGCCAAGGCGGACGCCGCCGCCGCTGAGCTCGCCCGCCGGACGCAGCAAATCGCGGCGCTGGATGTTCGCGCGCCGGCGGCGGGGGAGGTGGTCGCCGCGCTGGACGCCGCGAACACGGGCGTATTCGTGCCGGAAGGGGGCGAGCTGGCGACGCTGGTTTCGGGCGCGTGGGAAGTGCGCGCGGTCCTGGCCGAGGAACAAATCGCAGCGGCCGCTCCGAAGGTCGGCGACCGCGTCGAATTTCGGCCGGCGGACCGGCCGCAGCGCGGGCTGGGCGGCGTGATTTCCCGCATCACTCCCGCCGGATCGCGGGTCGTGCCGCACCCCTCGCTGACGCACCTGGCGGGCGGCGACATCGCGGTCGCGCCCGACAAGCTGGAGGCGGCGCGGCCATACTTCGAGCTGGTGATCCGGCTGGACAGGCCGGACGAGACGCTTCGCTACGGTGTGACCGGGCAGGCACGGCTGAGCGCGCGGGCCGAACCGATCGGCCGGCTGCTGTACAGGCGGCTGGTGAGGTTTGCGAACAAGCTGAGCGAATCGTAG
- the pknH gene encoding Serine/threonine-protein kinase PknH gives MSAEHFVAAGGTCEVFCAIDAATARKVALKKLLPRWNAHPTMIARLTNEAALIGPIDHPNVCRIFEYAVLEGRHTLIMEFIDGESLAARLGRSGPPGVEAAVSLGGQICAGVEALHSAGVLHRDLKPENVLIAAGDVPKLIDFGSAERIGAAATAGATIGTPAYMAPEQRATGETSIGSDVYSLGMVLFELLTGRRFDSAPSRSEIAEDRRRLVDAIAEAALAHRPEQRAASAGAIAAVLRRFTNN, from the coding sequence ATGAGCGCCGAACACTTTGTCGCCGCCGGTGGTACGTGCGAGGTTTTCTGCGCGATCGACGCGGCGACGGCGCGCAAGGTCGCGCTGAAGAAACTCCTGCCCCGATGGAATGCGCATCCCACCATGATCGCCCGCCTCACGAATGAAGCGGCGCTGATTGGACCCATTGACCACCCCAACGTCTGCCGCATCTTCGAGTACGCCGTGCTCGAGGGCCGGCACACGCTGATCATGGAGTTCATCGACGGCGAGAGTCTCGCCGCGCGGCTGGGTCGAAGCGGGCCGCCGGGCGTCGAGGCGGCCGTGTCGCTGGGCGGGCAGATCTGCGCGGGGGTCGAGGCTTTGCATTCGGCCGGGGTTCTGCATCGCGATCTGAAGCCGGAGAACGTCCTGATCGCCGCCGGCGACGTGCCGAAGCTGATTGACTTCGGCTCGGCGGAGCGGATCGGTGCGGCGGCGACGGCGGGAGCGACGATCGGCACGCCGGCCTACATGGCGCCGGAGCAGCGCGCTACCGGCGAGACGAGCATCGGCAGCGACGTGTATTCGCTGGGGATGGTGCTTTTCGAGCTGCTCACGGGGCGGAGGTTCGACTCCGCGCCGTCTCGCAGCGAGATTGCGGAGGATCGGCGGCGCCTGGTCGACGCTATTGCAGAGGCGGCGCTCGCACACCGCCCGGAGCAGCGTGCGGCGAGCGCCGGAGCGATTGCGGCGGTGCTGCGGCGGTTCACTAACAACTGA